In the genome of Raphanus sativus cultivar WK10039 chromosome 9, ASM80110v3, whole genome shotgun sequence, the window GGTGTCTTTGTCTTAGAGCGTGGCTTAGAGAGTTTCTATCTCCACTGAAGAATCAAGAATAACAATTTGGAGATATAGGGATCGAAGAACACAAAGCaatcttcagaaaaaaaaagtagatcGTAAATGTTATGGTCTAGTTATATTACAAAACGACAGTGTATAGATCCAATGGCATTAGAtcgtaatttttgtgcaaaactaAAGGGAGATAGCTAAGTGTACTTCAGTCTTAATAGTTTAAATATACAGCTTTTTTAATTATCATGGATCACTACGGATCTTACCACTGCATCCTAactggttttttttcttttgtttggctATTATTATTGcaaatacatattttgttacGAATTTAACTGTATCATTTTTAATACATGTCAATTACCTCTGATGTTCTGAATAAATTCAAGAGTAAACTAACCTCCCAGGGTCTTTTATATTGCTACCCCTAAACCAGAACAGTCATCACTCCCACTCATGTTTTTGTTGGATGTCGTTTCCGTGTAAGAAATTGCAAAAGCTTTCAAGGGTTGTGTTTGTTGGgtcttttatttattcttttgttaGATGTCATTTTAATAGGCTTTTAACAATTGATACAATTCCATAACTAATGagattttataaaacttaatgATTCAATACCATGCTATCTAGATGTGAtgaattgagaaaaaaatacatatttacatcttattcatttataaataaatcatataaatattttttagcatattacaaaaaaatattttagtatcaAATTTTACTTTACTCTCAAGGGGTAGGTCTTGTCTTagtagataaatataaaatatgaagtgATTCATAAAGATCCACACGGGCCACGGTACAGTATGATCTTTGAAGAAGTCAACGCCTTAATTAACTATGTAGAGAGGAAGTGGCAAGATGAGACTGTTACGCGACACGAAATTCGAAACCAACCATGTTcttataattttacttttaccaGATTTATATTTGAGTCCAATCACCCCCCACCAGCGCACCCAACTTTCAATTTTCCAAGCTTTATGTTTATTGTATAAGAGCATTTCTAATTCATTGCTATTTTCActtctataatagcatttagaggtgaaaatgctccaacccacctctatttcttactctataatagagatctctatttttttctctatttatagaggaagaaatagcaatcctctattttttactctataaaatagagattgctattttAGAGATATACATTGGAGCATATCTcatttctattatagagttcctctattttagaggtaaaaatagcaaaatacattggagatggtctaagagCAGTTCAATTGGCTATAAGATCATCTCCAAAATGagacattttattttgaaatttgcaaaattttatatttgaagttttaaactAGTTTTCTTCAAAAGTAAAACTTCAAACTTAATTTCAAaagaatttgtatttttattatggattttatatttatgatacttgatttaaatttataaaattttataaataaataacacatatataaaaatattttagaaatattagttaataaaaatgatacagtaaaatatataatttaacatagaactacataaaaatattaaattaaaagtaaaatactATACTATTCTATAAATCTATTTTCGTAATACTTTCATATAAGATCAATTAGTGCATCTTTAAGtttcttttctaatatttttttttatctaaatccagttttgaaaaaacttatttttaagtttaatttatttttttgtaaaaattaaaattataaaagaaaatttgaaatatttatgagttataaatttttgaaaggtcaaaaaaattaaaggataaaatatttaagaataataaatataatatgtaaatgtaaGGACCAAAATGCAATGAAattatgaaacttcaaatttaaaattttgaataatgacactatatatttgaagttttctattcgaaattttaaattttaagttttgaaattcctttttggagaacaaaaaacttcatatttgaaattataaaatatattttgaagatGGTCTAAACTAGGAaagtttctaaaagaaaaaaatagtattataataatttaactatattttatttttaaaaccaatcaaaacaTCTATTTCACCCTACCTAAATGGCATCTGACCTCTAAAGTTCTAAGTTTCTTAAGACTATGAAAACAGAATTTTCTGCACTTTCTCTCCCaaatttgttattatttctTGTCCTTTTTAAGTTTACAACTAATCTAGAGTCCACAGTTAAAGATGGTCTGACATTATTAATTCCAAACATGAAATCTTTATTTATATTAACACTCCTGGCCGTTGCtccaaaaataattaacacTCCTGGCCAGACGTTAGGCTAAGATCCACCGCCTTTGCTTGCAACTAGATCTCATATAGTACAAAGCCCTTTCAAGTTAAACTAATTTGACTTATTTTTATTGGAAGATTGTACgcaattaatatgataattccCATCAGAACCAAGTTTAAAGAGTAGCCTTAGAGCATCTTTATTGGGTAGTTTCTTAAAAATAAGTTCTTAgcagataaatatttatattataattcaatttttgcttttaatataaattgattttttataaatccttaATTCAATAAAAACATGACACTTATCCAATTAATTAACGTAAGAAGTTCTTGCAGAGTCCGTACAAATAATTTTTCTCTTCATCTTTCTccaattttctgatttttttaattaacgaGATACTTAGTCAGAATTCATCAATGGAtctctttttatatttactCATGGAGGTTATAAATTGGAATATAAATACTTTCATCTATTTAAGTATTTATTGATTATTGACCAACTATATTAGGCTGAACGCTTactcatttatatatataacaaaaagtaTTGCGCATGAGTAAATCAAACTCTATTATCATACtaatattataagaaaataaatttaactattcctatacaattaaaaaaagagTAGCCTTACGTTACTCATGGTCATGGAGGTTATATATATGGAATATAAATCTATTCCAATTATATTGATTATTGACCAGTTATATTAGGCTGAATGCACTTTTAAtactcatttatttttatatatctatctaaacaaaaagaaaaattcatgagTAAATCAGAATctattatcatattattatatacaaaaaatagaCATTGGCATGTTAAATGGTGTGAAAATTGGAGCCCCTACACTTGCTTCATTTACAAACTCTGCTTTGAACCTCACGTTCCTTAAGCTTCTCTAAAGCTCTGTTTTACCATTCCCCATCACAAAACAAAAACCCTAAATGCGTTTCCTTTAAGGTAAAAACGTTcttagtttcttcttcttcttcttcttcatcgtaTCTTTCAAGATCTCTAGCTCCACTGGAGAAAGAAGATGAGATATACTCCAAGATCACAAGGAAAAAAACTCCTCGtcccttctttcttcttcatattaGCTATCTGTGTACTAGCTTTCATCAACGAAATCAGATTCGACAGTTTACTGAGTTTCGGACGATGTGCTTTGTCTAATGTTCCGATGAATAACGGTGAGCCTCCATTgttgtcttcctcttcttcttcaagtgaTGATGAGATTAGGATTCTTATTGGCATTCTAACACTTCCCGATCAGTACCCACGTCGACATTTTCTCCGGATGATCTACGGCACACAAGCTGTTCCTGAAGGCGTTAAGATCGACGTGAAGTTCGTGTTCTGTAATTTGACTAAAGAAGACCAGAAAGTGCTTGTCGCTTTGGAGATCATGCGTTATGATGACATCATCATATTAAATTGCAACGAGAATATGAACAAAGGTAACTGGTTTATCTCAGTTTAAAGTCAAATTATTGAGTTCGGTCTGAGAACGAATTTTCCAAATTGAGACCATTTTTTTGGCTGTTTGGTTTGGTATAATACAGACTTGGTTGGCATACACGTTAAACCGAAtggtaaaataattatatccAACCCATTATTGAGTATGGTTTAATTCAGTTAAACAtggttttgagttttgacttTTTacaaaaagagtttttttttaatataagagTTCGTTTATCTTAAAGGTGTTGCAAAGACTaggttataaatatttttcacaaTTAGCTTATTTACTCTGTATTACGCTTTATTCATGTTTTAGTTCGATTTGGACTAGCTGAACCGAAATGGAATAGTCGTAacatttttaactaatttaatttatCAATCCACAGGCAAGACCTACACATACTTCTCAAGCTTACCAGACCTATTCAACGAAACCAATTCACCAAACCCACCATATCAGTACATAATGAAAGCCGACGACGACACTTACATAAGACTAGAAAGCCTCGTAGCATCTTTAAGACCATTACCCCGAGAAGATCTCTACTACGGCTACGTCATTCCATGTCAAAGCATGGACCCGTTCGTGCATTATATGTCAGGAATGGGTTACTTAGTCTCGTGGGATATCGCAGTCTGGCTCAAAGACTCGGATATTCCCAAGAAACATCTTGAAGGTCCTGAAGACAAAGTGTTTGGCGATTGGATGAAAGAAGGAAGACGAGGAAAGAACCGGTTCAATGCTAAATGGTCGATATATAATTTCCCCGAGCCACCGACTAAATGCACACATGAGCTTTGGCCTGATACTATTGCGGTTCATTTGTTGAAGAACCAAGAAAAGTGGATACGGACATTGAACTACTTCAATGTTACTAGCAACCTTAAGCCTTCTAAATTATACCACATACCGTAGATCGTTTTTTGGTTTGCTTTGCTTTCATTTGATCAGTACTATACACTATGCTTATTTTTTGTccttttaaaattgttttgtgATCGTTACTGTCCTTTAATAAAGACGTGTAAATAAGCATACATGCTCAATAGTCAGTAAAGCAATGTTCAACATCAATATTACTTGTCGTCTGTCGTCTATAATCAGTTCAAGTACATTAGACTATCATTGTACTTCGGTTCTAAAGTTGGCCGACCGTAATCTTCTTTTCATAGTTAGAATTTTTATCTGTCAAAtcaaataaagtttaaaatttctATTTGATTTGGTGGATGGATGCTTTAATGTTTGTAGTTCACCCAATATCATttaaaacttgttaaaatcACGTCAAACATTctcaaaaattatattgaatataccatgtaaattaaaattatatcttcttAACAAAGATTATTACATTTTCGACCAAAAGTTTACTCTGACAATGCTGATCAGTGCCACATGAACGGTATATTTAATATCTATTAGATCTTAAAATCTATCTATAAAACATAATTTGCATATATGCATGTTGAAGATTATCCTGCCTACAATATAGAATCTGTGCTGCTGGCTTTTCTGGACCAGAGCTAGGGATGCATactataaaatacattatttgaGAGAAGCAATCAACTCAACTTAATATGGGACTACTTAAGAATACCTGCATCGCATGCCTTTGTTCGTAGAATAGGTGATAGCTAGTAGTATATCCAGCTAATTCACATGCTTCGGTTTCCAAACACGGCTTGTTATGTATCACAAGTAGTAGATAATTTGGCGTCATTCTGGTGTCATCTAGGTAGGCTTGTTTGGCTGACTTGCCCCTTTCAGACAAATGTgcttaatttttctttaaactatGTTACTATACTCTGCAtaacgaaaatatatatgtatatatatatatttcaaacagGAATTGGTGGCTACAGGTTTGGAAAAGGATGATTTCTTTTTTGGCGATATAAGCACATTGTTTAAAGGTCAAAACACCATTGTTGATATGAAAATCGACGGTCACTCAAGTGTAAGGAAATATCTATAGACTATACATactttcttatctttttttcttttagtgttCATAACAATGTAACATTGTAACATTGTAACTGAATGCGCGTGTCGACAATCTTTTTTTGACggtcaaatctttttttcttttagtgttCTTACggtcaaatctttttttcttttagtgttCATAACAATGTAACATTGTAACTGAATGCGCGTGTCGACAAAGTAACTATTAAAAATCTCATGCCATCTGCTAAAGCTATTATCAGCTTCAAAATACCTGATCACAAGTCTGGCAAGGTCAGTGCCTAACCCAACTACTCTACTCATGAGTCTTAacttgtgtttttattatatttcagcTGGATGTGTAATATGTTCATCCTCATGCTACGCTCAATTCCAGCATTGGCCTCAACCCAACTCCTCTGCTTGATCTATCAGCAACTATAGGAAGCCAGACTGTTTGCCTTGGTGGTGAAGTTGGTTTCGACACGGCTTCCTCGTTACTAACCAAGTACAACGCCGGATTTGGTTTCAACAAGCCAGATTTCTCTGCTGCGCTCATGCTGTaagtaacaacaacaacacgaTTCCAACTGCATTcagtttttttggtttttttatgGAACTGAATGACTGCTGATTTGTAGGGAGGATAAAAGGGAGAGTCTAAGAGCCACTTACGTCCACATAGTAAATCCAACCACATCCGTTGGTGCAGAACTTATCCGTCACTTCTCCAGTCATGACAACAACTTTACCATCGGAAGCTCTTATTCTCTGGATCCATTCACAACGGTGATGGCCAGACTATTTAGCAATGGGAAAGCAGGGATGGTGGTACAAAGTGAGTGGAGACCAAAGTCTCTCATAACTCTCTCGGCTGAGTATGACTCAAAGGTTGTGTCCTCTTCACCCAGGCCTGGACTCGCTCTCGCCCTTAAACCATAAAAAAGGAAAGGGCTCTCTCTCTCAGTTTGGAATACAATTAAACCGTTCAGTCTTTCACCAAGAGCTAAAAAACCGCCCCAAAAGGAATGTCTGTTGGGGGTTATTAAATCACTTACaacactaatatatattttcttttcattggtGATGTGAAATGTAAGGGAGTTATAAAACCCGACATGTTGCAGATAGAAAGCTGTTTTTTGTTCCTTTTGACTCTGGCTCCGATTTGGGGTGTGATTGGTAGTGGCTGTGAGTGCTCTCTCCACAGCTCCATTTATTTCTAAAACACCAAAATCAAAGCAATCatggtttaatttatttttaaaaactacaaCTCTTGAAATAACCTACAGCTGTAGAAGTGCTCTGCAGAGCCAAATATCCAAAGCAATTTTTTAGTGCTTTCATAAAATTCTATAGCAACAAAATCTAAAGCTACAGCAAAAAGTTTACAGATTATTTTATACAGATTATTTTCTACATCAATAGTAAGATCCTTAAATTTTGTATTATGCAAAATGGATTTGATTGggcttaaaattttattcaaagtGTAAACGACATCAGTTGTATTATGTTTTGTTAGGCTTTTTCATAGTGTTATTTTTCATATCAACAAAAGGTTAtttgttttaccaaaaaagaaaataaatggtTATTTGTTTAAAGAGAGGACGGAAATTTTGACCAacaaaaacagaagaaaaaggaacactcaaaagaaaagaaaagtctCAAACAAATCTTCATTATTAATCACTACAAATCCAGCAACCACATTAATAATACGCTTAATTCAAATAAAACTCCAAAACCCAAATTTGTTTTCACTTTCTCATATTTATACACTTGTCATCTTCCAATGGCCCCCACTCTTTGCCTCTTTCACAATCACCAGGCTATCTACCAGcctttcatttcttttttttttttgtaacaactctttttatttcattttctctataAAGTTTCCTtcagaaaaaattatcaaaaaaaaataaaaataaaaaaagaaactctcACCTCTATAAATTGAGAGAGACAcacctcttctctcttcttgatCTCTCAAAGCTTTCACCTCTTTACTCTCTTCTTCCCTCACACGCCGTAAAGTTCACACCTCAAAAAATCCTctgttttttctcttctctctgcaTTAATATGAAAGAGTATTGGACATCACTAGCATCACTTCTCGGCGTCTTAGCTTTCTGCCAAAGCCTAATCCAATCAATCTTCCCGCCCGAGCTCCGCTTCGCCTTCCTCAAATTCTTCAACCGAATCTTCCACCTCTTCTCCTCCTACTGCTACTTCGACATAACCGAGATCGACGGCGTCAACACCAACGAGCTCTACAACGCCGTCCAGCTCTACCTAAGCTCCTCCGTCTCCATCGCTGGCAACCGTCTAAGCCTCACACGCGCCGTCAACTCCTCCTCCATCACCTTCGGCCTCTCCAACAACGACTCCATCGTGGACACCTTCGACAACGTCACCGTCCTCTGGGAACACGTCGTCACGCAACGACAGACCCAGACCTTCGCCTGGAGACCGTTGCCTGAGGAGAAACGCGGCTTCACTCTCCGTATCAAGAAGAGAGACAAAGCCCTGATTCTTACCTCGTACCTCGACTACATCATGGAACGTGCCAGCGAGATCCGTAGGAAGAACCAGGACAGGCTGCTTTATACAAACTCCAGAGGCGGGTCGTTGGACTCGAGGGGACATCCGTGGGAGTCTGTCCCTTTCAAACACCCGAGCACGTTCGAGACGCTCGCGATGGATCCGATCAAGAAGCAGAAGATCATGGATGATCTGAAGGACTTCGCGGAAGGACAGATGTTTTATCAGAAAACGGGCCGGGCCTGGAAGAGAGGTTACTTGCTTTACGGGCCACCCGGTACTGGTAAGTCGAGTATGATCGCGGCCATGGCGAATCATCTCGGTTACGACATTTACGATCTCGAGCTCACCGAGGTTCATAGCAACTCGGAGCTGAGGAAACTGCTGATGAAAACGAGTTCCAAGTCGATCATTGTGATCGAAGATATAGACTGTTCGATCAATTTAACGAACAGGAAGAAGAGCAGTGGTAGCAATGCGACGAGGAGCTATTACGACTTGGAGACGCGGCCAGGGGGGACTGGTTCGGGTGAAGAGTCTGGTAATGGGAACACGATAACGTTGTCGGGTTTGTTGAACTTTACGGATGGGCTTTGGTCTTGTTGTGGAAGCGAGAGGATCTTTGTGTTCACGACGAATCATATCGAGAAGCTTGATCCTGCATTGCTTAGGAGTGGGAGGATGGATATGCATATACACATGAGTTACTGTGATTTCCCTTCGTTGAAGATTTTGCTGAGGAACTATTTGGGGTATGAGGAGGA includes:
- the LOC108827302 gene encoding AAA-ATPase At5g57480, producing MKEYWTSLASLLGVLAFCQSLIQSIFPPELRFAFLKFFNRIFHLFSSYCYFDITEIDGVNTNELYNAVQLYLSSSVSIAGNRLSLTRAVNSSSITFGLSNNDSIVDTFDNVTVLWEHVVTQRQTQTFAWRPLPEEKRGFTLRIKKRDKALILTSYLDYIMERASEIRRKNQDRLLYTNSRGGSLDSRGHPWESVPFKHPSTFETLAMDPIKKQKIMDDLKDFAEGQMFYQKTGRAWKRGYLLYGPPGTGKSSMIAAMANHLGYDIYDLELTEVHSNSELRKLLMKTSSKSIIVIEDIDCSINLTNRKKSSGSNATRSYYDLETRPGGTGSGEESGNGNTITLSGLLNFTDGLWSCCGSERIFVFTTNHIEKLDPALLRSGRMDMHIHMSYCDFPSLKILLRNYLGYEEEDVEEDVLKEMERVVEKAEMTPADVSEALIKNRRDKERAVRELLEDLKSRGEGNVKDGKLRGQSGNLTELEIVEEEEKRAIDSQNEEDDSDEEEIEVEDNICKD
- the LOC108827052 gene encoding hydroxyproline O-galactosyltransferase GALT3-like → MRYTPRSQGKKLLVPSFFFILAICVLAFINEIRFDSLLSFGRCALSNVPMNNGEPPLLSSSSSSSDDEIRILIGILTLPDQYPRRHFLRMIYGTQAVPEGVKIDVKFVFCNLTKEDQKVLVALEIMRYDDIIILNCNENMNKGKTYTYFSSLPDLFNETNSPNPPYQYIMKADDDTYIRLESLVASLRPLPREDLYYGYVIPCQSMDPFVHYMSGMGYLVSWDIAVWLKDSDIPKKHLEGPEDKVFGDWMKEGRRGKNRFNAKWSIYNFPEPPTKCTHELWPDTIAVHLLKNQEKWIRTLNYFNVTSNLKPSKLYHIP